One Gimesia sp. genomic window carries:
- a CDS encoding trimeric intracellular cation channel family protein, whose protein sequence is MSVADLQYLLGMIGTVAFAVTGVLAVSPRGVDFFGACVLGLITAIGGGTIRDVILGVPVFWAADLNYIWVALGASFLAFLMNRHMTRKEIFKTMLYLDALGVSMFAIQAAQKVIWIDFGMPVAPVLLGVLTAIGGGLLRDVLAGQPTLLMRREIYAIPVTLGCILFVALVTWLPQHAVLIGVGCSALIMSLRSAVIHWDLHVPLWLTIQSKENAMHSKQDSDSPPSN, encoded by the coding sequence ATGAGCGTTGCAGACTTACAATACCTCCTCGGAATGATTGGCACAGTTGCCTTTGCGGTGACGGGCGTGCTGGCAGTCTCGCCGCGCGGTGTCGATTTCTTTGGCGCTTGTGTGCTGGGGCTGATCACCGCGATCGGCGGCGGCACCATTCGTGATGTGATCCTGGGTGTACCGGTCTTCTGGGCCGCGGATCTGAATTACATCTGGGTTGCGCTGGGCGCCAGCTTTCTGGCGTTTCTTATGAACCGGCATATGACGCGCAAAGAGATCTTCAAAACCATGCTTTATCTCGACGCACTGGGGGTCTCGATGTTTGCGATCCAGGCAGCGCAGAAAGTCATCTGGATCGACTTCGGTATGCCGGTCGCGCCGGTCCTGCTGGGCGTGTTGACTGCGATCGGTGGTGGCCTGCTCCGTGACGTCCTCGCGGGACAGCCCACACTGTTAATGCGGCGGGAGATCTACGCGATTCCCGTCACCCTCGGTTGTATCCTGTTTGTTGCGCTGGTCACCTGGCTGCCCCAACATGCTGTCCTGATTGGCGTCGGCTGCTCTGCTTTGATCATGAGTCTGCGGAGCGCCGTGATCCACTGGGACCTGCACGTCCCACTCTGGCTGACCATTCAATCGAAAGAGAATGCCATGCATTCGAAGCAGGACTCAGACAGCCCCCCTTCCAATTAA
- a CDS encoding zinc ribbon domain-containing protein YjdM translates to MSELPNCPECAGEYTYEDRGLLVCPSCGHEWNPESAAAEETTGPVVRDANGNILQNGDSVTVIKDLKVKGSSSVVKVGTKVKNIRLVEGDHDIDCKIPGIGSMGLKSEFVKKA, encoded by the coding sequence ATGAGCGAGTTACCGAATTGCCCGGAATGTGCTGGGGAATATACCTACGAAGACAGAGGCCTGCTGGTTTGTCCGTCATGCGGCCACGAGTGGAATCCGGAGAGTGCGGCTGCGGAGGAAACGACTGGCCCCGTCGTGCGAGACGCGAACGGCAACATCCTGCAGAATGGGGATTCCGTCACCGTCATCAAAGACCTTAAAGTGAAGGGCTCTTCGTCGGTCGTCAAGGTGGGAACGAAGGTCAAGAACATCCGCCTGGTCGAAGGGGATCATGACATCGACTGCAAAATTCCCGGGATTGGTTCAATGGGACTGAAATCCGAATTCGTGAAGAAAGCCTGA
- a CDS encoding sulfatase, translated as MLARISVFLLLCFVMIPGRVQAETKQPNILFILTDQWRAQSLGYAGNEQVKTPNIDALARQSVNFQNAVSGCPVCCPFRGSLMTGQRPLTHGVFLNDVQLPAKAVTIAEVLDNAGYETGFIGKWHLDGRGRSAFTPPERRQGFEFWRALECTHNYNRSFYYGDSPQRQTWEGYDAFAQTRVARQFIRDQSQKEQPFLLVMSYGSPHNPYHTAPPEYQRMYHPERIKVRPNVPQDQRAAAQKELAGYFAHCSALDDCVSDLLATLKETGIDENTIVVFTSDHGDMLRSHGQIRKQKPWDESLRVPMLFRLNGAEHAQGRTVDSPINSEDLMPTLLSLCQVSIPDTVEGLDYSGYLRGGKNPSDGATVITCPSPFGEWQRSRGGKEYRGLRTTRYTYVRDLSGPWLLYDNEADPYQLKNLCNDPEAAPIQAKLDALLNKKLAAQKDEFLQGSQYIEKFGYQVDPKTGTVPYTN; from the coding sequence ATGCTGGCTCGTATTTCCGTTTTTCTGTTACTCTGTTTTGTGATGATCCCCGGTCGGGTGCAGGCTGAAACTAAGCAACCGAACATTTTGTTTATCCTGACCGACCAGTGGCGGGCACAGTCCCTGGGCTATGCGGGCAACGAGCAGGTGAAGACGCCGAATATTGATGCGTTGGCCCGACAGAGTGTCAATTTTCAGAACGCGGTTTCCGGCTGTCCGGTCTGCTGTCCCTTCCGGGGCTCGCTGATGACCGGCCAGCGTCCGTTGACGCACGGCGTGTTTCTGAACGATGTGCAACTGCCCGCGAAGGCGGTGACGATTGCTGAAGTGCTGGATAACGCCGGTTATGAGACCGGTTTCATCGGGAAATGGCATCTGGATGGTCGGGGGCGCTCAGCGTTTACGCCGCCGGAACGTCGACAGGGCTTTGAGTTCTGGCGGGCCCTGGAATGCACGCACAACTATAACCGTTCGTTTTACTACGGCGACTCGCCCCAGCGGCAGACCTGGGAAGGTTATGACGCCTTTGCCCAGACTCGCGTGGCCCGGCAGTTCATCCGCGACCAGTCGCAAAAGGAGCAACCGTTTCTGCTGGTGATGTCGTATGGCTCGCCGCACAATCCGTATCACACCGCGCCGCCGGAATACCAGAGGATGTATCACCCGGAGAGAATCAAAGTGCGTCCCAATGTGCCCCAGGATCAGCGGGCAGCCGCGCAAAAAGAACTCGCCGGCTACTTCGCTCATTGTTCGGCGCTGGATGACTGTGTCAGCGATTTATTAGCGACGCTCAAAGAGACCGGCATTGATGAAAACACGATCGTTGTCTTCACCTCTGACCACGGCGACATGCTGCGTTCGCACGGGCAGATCCGCAAGCAGAAACCGTGGGACGAATCGCTACGGGTACCCATGCTGTTCCGGTTGAATGGGGCGGAGCACGCGCAAGGTCGTACCGTCGATTCCCCCATCAATTCCGAAGACCTGATGCCCACGCTGCTGAGTCTCTGTCAAGTCTCGATTCCCGATACCGTGGAAGGACTGGATTATAGCGGCTACCTGCGTGGTGGGAAAAATCCTTCAGATGGGGCGACGGTCATCACCTGCCCTTCTCCCTTTGGTGAATGGCAGCGGAGCCGGGGCGGAAAGGAATACCGCGGCTTGAGAACGACCCGCTACACGTACGTCCGCGATCTCAGCGGACCCTGGTTATTGTACGACAACGAAGCAGACCCGTATCAGCTGAAGAATCTCTGCAACGATCCGGAAGCAGCCCCGATCCAGGCAAAGCTCGATGCGCTGCTCAACAAAAAACTGGCCGCCCAGAAGGACGAGTTTTTGCAGGGGAGTCAGTACATTGAAAAATTCGGTTACCAGGTGGACCCGAAAACCGGGACGGTGCCTTATACGAATTGA
- a CDS encoding transglutaminase-like domain-containing protein, translating into MKPQLAYFYLASLLLTCSIPFSPVWGDSDTQAARPSVKTVRPEIRSQTKTEQVRELITPAAMTHEIGVGYVARLKIPHEADSKSRSTCILLEDGQPLPHPHALHKLIRETGKGHYSHWTPTTLYFSASDSSDPRTNGRKYELVCPETYTEQSAQFVLTDADSLISFPDIPGKRVQPVKLVWENRDSQQSIQLNWKRQGAPDLSSQQAMLASILKPGMTDEEKSLAIWKFLVDWRYHFYPAEPGDEVHDPVKFLNVYGYGFCDDCASNFAVLARKAGVRSRIWGLSGHVVAEAFYDGKWHMFDPDHEVFYRNDQGVIASVEELAQHPELITKTPLDPIGSPSQAIARLYTTTADNRPSERKPAIRDSNLAPTLEPGDRLEFDYIAAEYIHRRNMPDEGLPPVAGNGTLKRSIAKLESLKQPHPHQRDWHFTWPYVLLKGALELKLAPGQSAPTISVSSNGTSWTPLETTLNAEKLTASLDAWIKQQPTAVYGFYLRCENTNGDDPAASVAQLNSEFLFQFAPRALAHMQNTNNHFEMKLSPPLPASSQGLAVQLVWKEIE; encoded by the coding sequence ATGAAACCACAATTAGCATACTTCTACCTGGCAAGCCTGTTGCTCACATGCAGCATTCCGTTCTCTCCTGTGTGGGGCGATTCGGACACCCAGGCGGCGCGTCCGTCCGTGAAAACAGTTCGTCCCGAAATCCGCTCGCAAACGAAAACCGAGCAGGTTCGCGAACTGATTACACCCGCCGCGATGACACATGAGATCGGCGTCGGGTACGTGGCCCGCCTCAAAATTCCGCATGAAGCTGACAGTAAATCACGGTCCACCTGCATCCTGCTGGAAGATGGCCAACCCCTGCCGCATCCTCACGCGCTGCATAAGCTGATCCGCGAAACAGGGAAAGGGCACTATAGTCACTGGACGCCAACGACGCTCTATTTTTCCGCCAGCGATTCTTCCGATCCCCGCACCAATGGACGTAAATATGAACTAGTCTGCCCGGAAACCTATACCGAACAGTCAGCGCAATTCGTACTGACCGACGCCGACTCGCTGATCTCATTTCCCGATATCCCCGGCAAACGTGTGCAACCCGTCAAGCTGGTCTGGGAAAACCGAGATTCACAGCAAAGCATCCAGCTAAACTGGAAACGCCAGGGGGCCCCCGATCTCTCCAGCCAGCAGGCAATGCTCGCCAGTATTCTCAAACCGGGGATGACGGACGAAGAGAAATCGCTGGCGATCTGGAAGTTCCTGGTCGACTGGCGGTATCACTTCTATCCGGCAGAACCGGGAGATGAAGTGCACGACCCCGTGAAGTTTCTCAACGTTTACGGCTACGGATTCTGTGATGACTGTGCCTCGAACTTCGCGGTCCTGGCCCGCAAAGCAGGTGTGCGAAGTCGAATATGGGGACTCTCAGGACACGTTGTTGCGGAAGCCTTCTATGATGGCAAGTGGCACATGTTCGATCCCGATCATGAAGTCTTTTATCGCAATGACCAGGGAGTCATCGCGAGTGTCGAAGAACTGGCACAGCACCCCGAACTGATTACAAAAACGCCCCTTGATCCGATCGGCAGTCCCTCGCAGGCAATCGCCCGCCTCTACACAACGACCGCCGACAATCGGCCCTCCGAGCGCAAACCGGCGATTCGGGATTCGAATCTGGCTCCCACTCTGGAACCCGGTGACCGCCTCGAGTTTGACTACATTGCTGCGGAATATATTCATCGACGCAACATGCCAGACGAAGGTCTCCCCCCCGTCGCCGGGAACGGCACTCTGAAACGCAGCATCGCAAAGCTGGAGTCGTTGAAACAACCGCATCCCCACCAGCGGGACTGGCACTTCACCTGGCCCTATGTGCTGCTGAAAGGTGCACTGGAACTGAAACTCGCACCAGGTCAGTCAGCTCCCACAATCTCCGTCTCCTCGAACGGGACTTCCTGGACACCTCTGGAGACGACCCTCAATGCGGAGAAACTCACGGCTTCCCTCGATGCCTGGATCAAGCAACAGCCGACCGCCGTCTATGGGTTCTATCTCCGCTGCGAAAACACGAACGGCGACGACCCGGCGGCGTCAGTCGCGCAGCTGAATTCCGAATTCCTGTTTCAGTTCGCCCCCCGCGCACTGGCACATATGCAGAACACGAATAATCACTTCGAAATGAAACTATCACCTCCACTACCAGCCAGCAGTCAAGGTCTGGCTGTGCAGCTGGTGTGGAAAGAGATTGAGTGA
- a CDS encoding alpha/beta hydrolase-fold protein, whose protein sequence is MLNQARLFTRLICFAFAFAVSGLTTSFLAAVEKYTEQPGTKGNGSYVVGPNYKIDPRLTDRGNPKGKRFEFEMPLAESKIFPGTDTTLDPKKEVRKTRKIFVYVPAAYKDGTQAPILVMQDGPSRMDLVCNALDNLTISKDPAQRLPAFIVIAVQNGGNDGKGSERGLEYDTMSDRYARFINDEVLPAVLKNKQIRAAYPHIAFTENPWGKATMGCSSGGAAALTMGWFRPDLFRRLITYSGTFVDQQDDDAPQETEYPLGAWEYHSSMKLIENSDKKPLRIFTHVAENDLRADDPEETYHNWVMANERTAEALKAKGYDYRYVFSKGTRHCDRKVFEQTLADTLLWMWQGYHGE, encoded by the coding sequence ATGCTCAATCAAGCCCGGTTGTTCACGCGTCTCATCTGTTTTGCTTTCGCCTTTGCTGTCAGCGGACTGACGACTTCATTCTTGGCTGCAGTTGAAAAATATACCGAACAGCCGGGTACGAAAGGGAACGGCAGCTATGTTGTCGGGCCCAACTACAAGATCGATCCGAGACTCACTGATCGGGGCAATCCCAAGGGGAAGCGCTTCGAGTTCGAGATGCCCCTGGCGGAGAGTAAGATCTTTCCCGGTACCGACACAACCCTCGACCCCAAAAAAGAGGTGCGGAAAACCCGCAAGATCTTCGTCTATGTTCCCGCCGCTTATAAAGATGGAACGCAGGCACCGATTCTGGTGATGCAGGACGGACCCAGTCGGATGGACCTGGTCTGCAATGCCCTGGACAATCTGACGATCTCGAAAGATCCGGCACAGCGGCTGCCGGCGTTTATTGTGATTGCAGTCCAGAACGGTGGTAACGACGGCAAAGGGAGCGAACGCGGCCTGGAGTACGATACGATGTCAGATCGTTACGCCCGGTTTATCAATGACGAAGTCCTGCCGGCCGTGCTGAAAAACAAACAGATTCGCGCCGCGTATCCACACATCGCGTTTACAGAGAATCCCTGGGGGAAGGCCACCATGGGCTGCAGTTCCGGCGGTGCGGCGGCGTTGACGATGGGCTGGTTCCGCCCCGATCTGTTCCGTCGACTGATTACTTATTCCGGTACTTTCGTCGATCAGCAGGACGACGACGCACCCCAGGAAACAGAGTATCCCCTGGGGGCGTGGGAATATCATTCGAGCATGAAGCTGATTGAAAACAGCGACAAAAAGCCGCTACGGATCTTCACGCACGTGGCGGAAAACGATCTTCGGGCCGATGATCCGGAAGAGACGTACCACAACTGGGTGATGGCCAACGAACGGACGGCCGAGGCCCTCAAGGCCAAGGGTTACGATTATCGCTACGTCTTCAGCAAGGGGACCCGGCACTGCGACCGCAAGGTCTTCGAACAGACCCTGGCCGATACCCTGCTCTGGATGTGGCAAGGATATCACGGCGAGTGA
- a CDS encoding SUMF1/EgtB/PvdO family nonheme iron enzyme, with translation MTIHRETWNRLTNSERVDLALEVRRSLPVPFAFSGIRTFQYGEQENSLAVFNYDNSEFVLIPGDTVRLGYEWERPFPLTSEQAELWEIALEEFETPMSFDDYLEEIMTPPRDVSLDAFLLETKIKRLVDQKLKGVAIDESAPFPHHARARAQLASQGLRLPTSDEWEYACGAGVRTLYRWGEDAPMDWSPSEDRDWLQSEPNAFGLTIANNPWQWEAIHEPGFRRGGDGGGMSCGGGMPYMLEWLLLATAYIDKEDFDRPVLGDDVRRALTVEL, from the coding sequence ATGACCATTCATCGCGAAACATGGAACAGACTCACCAACTCAGAGCGGGTAGATCTGGCTCTTGAGGTGCGCAGATCACTGCCTGTTCCCTTTGCTTTTTCGGGCATCAGAACCTTTCAATACGGCGAACAGGAAAATTCGCTGGCGGTTTTCAATTATGACAACTCCGAATTCGTACTCATTCCGGGAGACACGGTTCGGCTTGGCTATGAGTGGGAACGCCCCTTTCCGCTCACTTCGGAACAGGCAGAACTGTGGGAAATAGCACTGGAAGAATTCGAGACACCGATGTCCTTCGATGACTATCTCGAAGAAATCATGACGCCGCCTCGCGACGTTTCCCTGGATGCGTTTCTGCTGGAAACAAAAATAAAACGACTGGTAGATCAGAAGCTCAAAGGTGTTGCTATTGATGAGTCTGCACCCTTTCCACATCATGCCAGAGCGCGCGCCCAACTGGCATCCCAGGGCCTCAGATTGCCGACCTCGGATGAATGGGAATATGCCTGCGGCGCGGGTGTGAGAACCCTCTATCGCTGGGGAGAGGATGCCCCGATGGACTGGAGCCCTTCAGAAGACCGGGACTGGCTGCAAAGCGAACCCAATGCCTTTGGTCTCACCATCGCGAATAATCCCTGGCAGTGGGAAGCGATTCACGAGCCTGGCTTCCGCAGAGGTGGCGACGGCGGTGGGATGAGCTGTGGAGGCGGAATGCCTTATATGCTTGAGTGGCTGCTGCTGGCGACAGCATACATCGACAAGGAGGACTTTGACCGTCCGGTTCTGGGTGATGACGTACGTCGGGCGCTGACGGTAGAACTGTAG
- a CDS encoding SMI1/KNR4 family protein — MTETEIQELETATGCIMSAAYRELLLNYPQRLKDLAATLGVEELELLTHNPQSLIRMNVDQAESVRMFFPPHYFVIGENGNGDLYAIDTQSPAVPVYMGGPHLGEYPEDAAGNPLPDTDSLQEYVEYVVFLYEDAIQYESELDDTRVYQPPGKLMETLSVCLSLLLAPVMLLLLLFSMIIAVPYFLLLELWDKLRPVKD, encoded by the coding sequence ATGACCGAAACCGAAATCCAGGAACTGGAAACCGCGACCGGCTGTATTATGTCGGCCGCTTATCGGGAGTTGTTGCTAAATTATCCGCAACGGTTAAAGGACCTGGCGGCCACACTCGGCGTCGAAGAACTGGAGCTGCTCACTCATAATCCACAATCACTGATCCGGATGAATGTGGACCAGGCAGAGTCCGTGCGCATGTTTTTTCCGCCCCACTACTTCGTCATCGGCGAAAATGGGAATGGAGACTTGTACGCGATCGATACCCAGTCCCCTGCTGTTCCCGTCTATATGGGTGGACCACATCTCGGTGAGTACCCGGAGGATGCAGCAGGGAATCCCCTGCCCGATACTGACAGCCTGCAGGAGTACGTTGAGTACGTCGTCTTTCTCTACGAGGACGCCATTCAGTACGAGAGTGAGCTGGATGACACAAGGGTCTATCAACCACCGGGAAAGCTGATGGAGACACTTAGTGTCTGCCTGAGTCTTTTGCTCGCGCCGGTCATGCTGCTGTTACTGTTGTTCTCCATGATCATCGCAGTCCCGTACTTTCTACTGCTGGAATTATGGGACAAATTGAGACCTGTGAAGGATTGA